A genomic segment from Parolsenella catena encodes:
- the nifJ gene encoding pyruvate:ferredoxin (flavodoxin) oxidoreductase: protein MARKFKSMDGNEAAAWVSYAYTEVAGIYPITPSSPMADHVDQWAAQGLKNVFGTPVNVVEMESEAGASGTVHGSLGAGALTTTYTASQGLLLMIPNMYKIAGEGLPGVFHVSARCVASHALNIFGDHSDVMACRQTGFAMLAEGNVQEVMDLSPVAHLAAIKGRVPFLNFFDGFRTSHEIQKVAMWDFDDLKDMLDMDAVQAFRDHALNPEHPHARGSHENGDIFFQHREACNTAYNELPAVVEEYMNKINAKLGTDYGLFNYYGAPDADRVVVCMGSFCDVLEEVIDYLNAHGEKVGLVKVRLFRPFSIKHFVDVLPETVKKIAVMDRTKEPGSIGEPLYQDVVTALYEAGKTDILVSGGRYGLGSKDTPPASAFAVFEELKKDEPKREFTIGINDDVTHLSLPEDEDAPNTADPSTIECKFWGLGGDGTVGANKNSIKIIGDHTDKYVQAYFQYDSKKTGGVTTSHLRFGDSPIRSPYYVTKADFVACHNPSYIVKGFKMVRDVKPGGTFLVNCQWSDEEFAEHLPAVAKRYIAKNNVNVYLIDAIDLAAKVGMGKRTNTVLQSAFFALAKVLPAEDALQYMKDAATKSYMKKGQAIVDANHKAIDAGATAFHKFEVPADWATAEDKPSELSIEGRAAIVEQVKNLLEPINRMDGDSLPVSAFEKHVDGQWELGASQYEKRGVAVMVPHWDETKCIQCNQCSYVCPHATIRPIALTADEAAAAPENMRMIDAKGKGADGLKFAIAVSPLDCMGCYNCVTACPKDALTMVPQEEELDQAPVWDYAVNKVSEKKELVAANVKGSQFAKPYLEFSGSCAGCAETAYARLVTQVCGDRMFISNATGCSSIWGNPAATSPYTVNAEGHGPAWNNSLFEDNAEHGLGFAVGYAAVQDKLVAQTKALLEGDASDALKTAATAWLENRNDTEGSKTTAAAYVAELEKCGCDAAKAILADKAYLTKKSFWIFGGDGWAYDIGFGGLDHVLASNHNVNVFVFDTEVYSNTGGQASKASNLGQVAQFAAAGKVTKKKSLAEIEMSYGYVYVAQVAMGANPAQTLKAITEAEAYDGPSLVIGYSPCEMHSIKKGGMMHCQEEMKKAVDCGYWNLFRFNPAAPEGKKFSLDSKEPAGGYQEFLMNEARYASLTRSFPERAKELFAENEQAAMERYAHLLKLKALYNEA from the coding sequence ATGGCACGTAAGTTCAAGTCTATGGACGGCAACGAGGCCGCTGCTTGGGTCTCGTACGCCTACACCGAGGTGGCGGGCATCTACCCGATCACGCCGTCCAGCCCGATGGCCGACCACGTCGACCAGTGGGCAGCCCAGGGCCTGAAGAACGTCTTCGGCACCCCCGTCAACGTGGTCGAGATGGAGTCCGAGGCTGGCGCGTCGGGTACCGTCCACGGCTCCCTTGGCGCCGGCGCCCTCACGACGACCTACACGGCGTCCCAGGGCCTGCTGCTCATGATCCCGAACATGTACAAGATCGCCGGCGAGGGCCTGCCGGGCGTGTTCCACGTCTCCGCCCGCTGCGTCGCCTCCCACGCGCTCAACATCTTCGGTGACCACTCCGACGTCATGGCCTGCCGCCAGACCGGCTTCGCCATGCTCGCCGAGGGCAACGTCCAGGAGGTCATGGACCTCTCGCCCGTCGCCCACCTCGCTGCCATCAAGGGCCGCGTGCCGTTCCTGAACTTCTTCGACGGCTTCCGCACCTCGCACGAGATCCAGAAGGTCGCCATGTGGGACTTCGACGACCTCAAGGACATGCTGGACATGGATGCCGTCCAGGCCTTCCGTGACCACGCCCTGAACCCCGAGCACCCGCACGCCCGTGGCTCCCACGAGAACGGCGACATCTTCTTCCAGCACCGTGAGGCCTGCAACACGGCCTACAACGAGCTGCCCGCCGTTGTCGAGGAGTACATGAACAAGATCAATGCCAAGCTCGGCACTGATTACGGCCTGTTCAACTACTACGGCGCCCCCGACGCCGACCGCGTGGTTGTCTGCATGGGCTCCTTCTGCGACGTCCTCGAGGAGGTCATCGACTACCTGAACGCCCACGGCGAGAAGGTCGGCCTCGTCAAGGTCCGCCTGTTCCGCCCGTTCTCCATCAAGCACTTCGTCGACGTGCTCCCCGAGACGGTCAAGAAGATCGCCGTCATGGACCGCACCAAGGAGCCGGGCTCCATCGGCGAGCCGCTCTACCAGGACGTCGTGACTGCCCTCTACGAGGCCGGCAAGACCGACATCCTCGTCTCCGGCGGCCGCTACGGCCTCGGCAGCAAGGACACGCCGCCCGCGTCTGCCTTCGCCGTGTTCGAGGAGCTCAAGAAGGACGAGCCCAAGCGCGAGTTCACCATCGGCATCAACGACGATGTCACGCACCTCAGCCTCCCCGAGGACGAGGACGCGCCTAACACCGCTGACCCGAGCACCATCGAGTGCAAGTTCTGGGGTCTCGGCGGCGACGGCACCGTTGGCGCCAACAAGAACTCCATCAAGATCATCGGCGACCACACGGACAAGTACGTCCAGGCCTACTTCCAGTACGACTCCAAGAAGACCGGCGGCGTCACCACCTCGCACCTGCGCTTCGGTGACTCCCCGATTCGCTCGCCGTACTACGTCACGAAGGCCGACTTCGTGGCCTGCCACAACCCCTCCTACATCGTCAAGGGCTTCAAGATGGTCCGCGACGTCAAGCCGGGCGGCACGTTCCTCGTGAACTGCCAGTGGTCCGACGAGGAGTTCGCCGAGCACCTGCCGGCCGTGGCCAAGCGCTACATCGCCAAGAACAACGTGAACGTCTACCTCATCGACGCCATCGACCTGGCCGCCAAGGTGGGCATGGGCAAGCGCACGAACACCGTGCTCCAGTCTGCCTTCTTCGCCCTGGCCAAGGTCCTGCCTGCCGAGGATGCCCTCCAGTACATGAAGGACGCCGCCACTAAGTCCTACATGAAGAAGGGCCAGGCCATCGTCGACGCCAACCACAAGGCCATCGACGCCGGCGCCACCGCCTTCCACAAGTTCGAGGTGCCTGCTGACTGGGCCACTGCCGAGGACAAGCCGTCCGAGCTCTCCATCGAGGGCCGCGCCGCCATCGTCGAGCAGGTCAAGAACCTCCTCGAGCCCATCAACCGCATGGATGGCGACTCCCTGCCCGTCTCCGCGTTCGAGAAGCACGTCGACGGCCAGTGGGAGCTCGGCGCCTCTCAGTACGAGAAGCGCGGGGTTGCCGTCATGGTTCCGCACTGGGACGAGACCAAGTGCATCCAGTGCAACCAGTGCTCCTATGTCTGCCCGCACGCCACGATTCGCCCGATCGCCCTCACGGCTGACGAGGCTGCCGCGGCTCCTGAGAACATGCGCATGATCGACGCCAAGGGCAAGGGTGCCGACGGCCTCAAGTTCGCCATCGCCGTGTCCCCGCTCGACTGCATGGGCTGCTACAACTGCGTGACGGCCTGCCCGAAGGACGCCCTCACCATGGTCCCGCAGGAGGAGGAGCTCGACCAGGCTCCCGTCTGGGACTACGCCGTCAACAAGGTCTCCGAGAAGAAGGAGCTCGTTGCCGCCAACGTCAAGGGCAGCCAGTTCGCCAAGCCGTACCTCGAGTTCTCCGGCTCCTGCGCCGGCTGCGCCGAGACCGCTTACGCGCGCCTCGTCACCCAGGTCTGCGGCGACCGCATGTTCATCTCCAACGCCACCGGCTGCTCCTCCATCTGGGGCAACCCCGCTGCCACCTCGCCCTACACGGTTAACGCCGAGGGCCACGGCCCGGCCTGGAACAACTCCCTGTTCGAGGACAACGCTGAGCACGGCCTCGGCTTCGCCGTGGGTTACGCTGCTGTCCAGGACAAGCTCGTCGCTCAGACGAAGGCCCTGCTCGAGGGTGACGCCTCTGACGCTCTGAAGACCGCTGCCACCGCCTGGCTCGAGAACCGCAACGACACCGAGGGCTCCAAGACCACGGCCGCTGCCTACGTCGCCGAGCTCGAGAAGTGCGGCTGCGATGCTGCCAAGGCCATCCTCGCCGACAAGGCTTACCTCACCAAGAAGTCCTTCTGGATCTTCGGCGGCGACGGCTGGGCCTATGACATCGGCTTCGGCGGCCTGGACCACGTCCTGGCTTCCAACCACAACGTCAACGTCTTCGTCTTCGACACCGAGGTCTACTCCAACACGGGCGGCCAGGCCTCCAAGGCCTCTAACCTCGGCCAGGTCGCGCAGTTCGCTGCCGCCGGCAAGGTGACCAAGAAGAAGTCCCTCGCCGAGATCGAGATGTCCTACGGCTACGTCTATGTCGCCCAGGTCGCCATGGGTGCCAACCCCGCGCAGACGCTCAAGGCCATCACCGAGGCCGAGGCCTACGACGGCCCGTCCCTGGTCATCGGCTACAGCCCCTGCGAGATGCACTCCATCAAGAAGGGCGGCATGATGCACTGCCAGGAGGAGATGAAGAAGGCCGTCGATTGCGGCTACTGGAACCTCTTCCGCTTCAACCCGGCTGCGCCGGAGGGCAAGAAGTTCTCGCTCGACTCCAAGGAGCCGGCTGGCGGCTACCAGGAGTTCCTCATGAACGAGGCCCGCTACGCCTCGCTCACGCGTTCGTTCCCCGAGCGCGCCAAGGAGCTCTTCGCCGAGAACGAGCAGGCTGCCATGGAGCGCTACGCTCACCTGCTCAAGCTCAAGGCCCTCTACAACGAGGCCTAG
- a CDS encoding glycosyltransferase codes for MNPAIVIPTYWANDPSQPGVYDHATAVDEPLPELARCLDSLDDVCGVIRVIVLLVAPPEAEASARARIQAIVREHADLNPLVIGSGEARLIAGRIETLCPGFSGEFASLRGYGSIRNMGLVACAMLGHDVAVFMDDDEVTLSPDFLVDAVYGLGRLTRQDLKILAKTGHFVDENGSHLADVSRPKFWEHWWSKRREFNEWMSGALEGSRIKRSNYVCGGCMTVHAAAFSRVPFDPWITRGEDLDYLMNLRMAGFEMWFDRQWYVRHLPPTTPDAPNRFLQDVYRWIYERAKLDFCARRPSLRRVTADSLMPYPGKWLTAELDERISRTALARAIAGPERAAYLRTWRRGRADAYAYAAANAENYARLLSFWPSVVDEIWDDERLASAVLEMSSGRDEGPDPTSPATEKGVGA; via the coding sequence ATGAATCCCGCCATAGTCATACCTACCTATTGGGCAAATGACCCGTCACAGCCCGGCGTGTACGATCACGCGACGGCCGTAGACGAGCCGTTGCCCGAGCTTGCGCGCTGTCTGGACTCGCTCGATGACGTCTGCGGCGTCATCCGCGTCATCGTCCTGCTCGTGGCGCCGCCAGAGGCCGAGGCCTCGGCGCGCGCCCGCATCCAGGCCATCGTCCGCGAGCATGCGGACCTAAACCCGCTGGTCATCGGCTCGGGTGAGGCACGCCTCATCGCGGGGCGCATCGAGACGCTCTGCCCGGGGTTCTCGGGAGAGTTTGCGTCACTGCGCGGCTACGGGTCCATTCGCAACATGGGGCTTGTCGCGTGCGCGATGCTCGGGCATGACGTCGCCGTCTTCATGGATGACGACGAGGTTACGCTCTCGCCGGACTTTCTCGTTGACGCGGTGTATGGCTTGGGCCGGCTCACGCGTCAGGACCTCAAGATCCTGGCCAAGACGGGGCATTTCGTGGACGAGAACGGCTCCCATCTCGCGGACGTCTCGCGCCCCAAGTTCTGGGAGCACTGGTGGTCGAAGCGCCGTGAGTTCAACGAGTGGATGTCCGGTGCCCTCGAGGGTTCGCGGATCAAGCGCTCGAACTATGTGTGCGGAGGCTGCATGACCGTGCACGCGGCGGCGTTCTCTCGCGTGCCCTTTGACCCGTGGATCACGCGTGGCGAGGACCTCGACTACCTGATGAACCTGCGGATGGCCGGCTTCGAGATGTGGTTCGACCGCCAGTGGTACGTAAGGCACCTGCCGCCGACGACGCCAGATGCCCCCAACCGCTTCCTGCAAGACGTCTATCGCTGGATCTACGAGCGCGCCAAGCTTGACTTTTGCGCGCGTCGCCCCAGCCTTCGCCGGGTGACGGCGGACTCGCTCATGCCCTATCCGGGAAAGTGGCTCACGGCAGAGCTGGACGAGCGCATCTCGCGCACGGCACTCGCCCGCGCCATCGCGGGGCCCGAGAGGGCGGCCTACCTGAGGACCTGGCGGCGTGGCCGGGCGGACGCCTATGCGTATGCCGCGGCAAATGCGGAGAACTACGCCCGGCTCCTGAGCTTCTGGCCGAGCGTCGTGGACGAGATTTGGGACGACGAGCGCCTGGCCTCTGCCGTCCTCGAGATGTCATCCGGGCGAGACGAGGGCCCCGACCCCACCTCGCCTGCCACCGAGAAAGGAGTGGGAGCTTGA
- a CDS encoding histidine kinase — protein MSPNRLNGRLSRLDDVRSSQATERILGLASKTLDLMRSGLTRQSCQDVCRLLLPETTAIAVAMTDTERVLAYEGALAADFPPGSPIHTAATLEVLQSGKLGLFQARGEGDDASSELPRTVRGGIVVPLNVQDRPHGTIKFYYRSPADIDRSQLAIARGFGQLLSTQLSTHELDRQAELTAKAEVKALQAQINPHFLFNTINTIAALTRTDPAQARNLLREFAVFYRQTLESSDQLIPLARELEQTRRYLRFEHARFGQDRILEREHVGVGCGEVLVPAFIVQPIVENAVRHAMRDEGPLHIDIRADVDEGDVLIAVADDGLGMDEQTVAMLRDGIEGNRGSGCSSDEKGTGIALRNVAERLERFYGFGSGIDIMSKPGEGTCVTLRLAHTAAHNE, from the coding sequence TTGAGCCCCAACCGCCTGAACGGTCGCCTCTCGCGACTCGACGACGTCCGCAGCTCGCAGGCAACCGAGCGGATCCTCGGCCTTGCGTCAAAGACGCTCGACCTCATGCGCTCTGGCCTTACCAGGCAGAGCTGCCAGGACGTTTGCCGCCTGCTGCTTCCCGAGACGACCGCCATCGCCGTCGCCATGACAGACACGGAGCGCGTGCTTGCCTACGAGGGCGCGCTTGCGGCGGACTTCCCGCCTGGCAGCCCCATTCACACGGCCGCCACGCTCGAGGTGCTCCAGAGCGGCAAGCTCGGGCTCTTCCAGGCGCGAGGCGAGGGTGACGATGCGTCCTCCGAGCTGCCCCGCACTGTGCGTGGCGGCATCGTGGTGCCGCTGAACGTGCAGGATCGCCCCCACGGCACCATCAAGTTCTACTATCGCTCGCCGGCCGACATTGATCGCAGCCAGCTTGCCATCGCGCGTGGCTTTGGCCAGCTGCTCTCGACGCAGCTCTCTACCCACGAGCTCGACCGTCAGGCCGAACTTACGGCAAAGGCCGAGGTAAAGGCTCTGCAGGCTCAGATCAACCCGCACTTTTTGTTCAACACGATCAATACGATCGCTGCGCTTACGCGCACGGACCCGGCGCAGGCGCGCAACCTCCTGCGCGAGTTCGCCGTGTTCTATCGTCAGACGCTCGAGAGCTCGGACCAGCTGATCCCGCTTGCCCGTGAGCTCGAGCAGACGCGTCGCTACCTGCGCTTCGAGCACGCTCGCTTTGGCCAGGACCGCATCCTCGAGCGCGAGCACGTGGGCGTGGGCTGCGGCGAGGTGCTCGTGCCGGCCTTCATCGTCCAGCCCATCGTGGAGAACGCCGTCCGCCATGCCATGCGAGACGAGGGGCCGCTCCACATCGACATTCGCGCGGACGTGGACGAGGGTGACGTGCTCATTGCCGTGGCCGACGACGGCCTGGGCATGGACGAGCAGACGGTTGCCATGCTGCGCGATGGCATTGAAGGAAACCGGGGTTCCGGCTGCTCGAGCGATGAAAAGGGAACCGGGATTGCTTTGAGAAATGTTGCAGAGCGTCTCGAGAGGTTCTATGGTTTTGGGTCGGGCATCGATATTATGTCGAAGCCCGGCGAGGGCACGTGTGTGACGCTGCGTCTTGCCCACACTGCCGCTCACAACGAATAA
- a CDS encoding LytR/AlgR family response regulator transcription factor: MLRAMIVDDEAPARSELRFLLEETGRVDAIVEASSARDAVEKLMDGRPDVLFLDVSMPKTNGMQLAEALHKLKNPPAVVFVTAYSEYALEAFDVDAVDYLMKPVETERLEHALDKVIARGKGNSAPSAPAERIPVEKGGRKVLVPIDQIRYIEAKDDYSCIYTDTDRYLSVISLAQLEAKLSPHGFFRVHRGYIVNLQYVEDVEVVSSGVMQLGIQGVEGKKISVSRRRVVQLKRALGL; encoded by the coding sequence ATGCTGCGTGCCATGATTGTTGACGACGAGGCCCCCGCTCGCTCCGAGCTGCGCTTCCTGCTCGAGGAGACCGGTCGCGTCGACGCGATCGTCGAGGCCTCGAGCGCCCGCGACGCCGTCGAGAAGCTGATGGACGGTCGTCCAGACGTGCTCTTTCTCGACGTCTCCATGCCCAAGACGAACGGCATGCAGCTCGCCGAGGCGCTCCACAAGCTCAAGAACCCGCCTGCGGTCGTCTTCGTGACGGCGTACAGCGAATACGCCCTCGAGGCGTTTGACGTCGATGCCGTGGACTACCTGATGAAGCCCGTCGAGACCGAGCGCCTCGAGCATGCGCTCGACAAGGTCATCGCCCGTGGCAAGGGCAACTCCGCCCCCTCCGCCCCCGCCGAGCGCATTCCGGTCGAGAAGGGCGGGCGCAAGGTGCTCGTTCCCATTGACCAGATCCGCTACATCGAGGCCAAGGACGACTACTCCTGTATCTACACGGACACGGACCGCTACCTGTCCGTCATCTCGCTCGCCCAGCTTGAGGCAAAGCTCTCCCCGCACGGCTTCTTCCGCGTTCACCGTGGCTACATCGTTAACCTGCAGTACGTGGAGGACGTCGAAGTGGTCTCGAGCGGCGTGATGCAGCTGGGCATCCAGGGCGTCGAGGGCAAGAAGATCTCCGTCTCGCGTCGCCGCGTCGTGCAGCTCAAGCGCGCGCTGGGGCTGTAA